A window of Aricia agestis chromosome 3, ilAriAges1.1, whole genome shotgun sequence contains these coding sequences:
- the LOC121725224 gene encoding U6 snRNA-associated Sm-like protein LSm8, whose amino-acid sequence MASGLENYVNQTVSVITSDGRNFIGTLKGFDQTINIILDESHERVFSSSTGVAQVVLGLHIIRGDNIAIVGQIDESIDSRLDLGNIKAEPLGPIVH is encoded by the coding sequence ATGGCATCTGGGCTGGAGAATTACGTGAACCAAACAGTGTCGGTTATAACATCGGACGGGCGCAACTTCATCGGTACCCTAAAAGGATTCGATCAAaccatcaatattattttagatgAATCCCACGAAAGGGTGTTTTCATCGTCAACAGGAGTAGCACAAGTTGTTCTTGGACTGCACATTATAAGAGGAGACAATATTGCCATAGTTGGACAAATTGATGAATCAATAGACAGTCGACTTGATTTAGGTAATATCAAAGCAGAACCTCTCGGACCTATAGTACACTAA